One part of the Anaerolineae bacterium genome encodes these proteins:
- a CDS encoding GNAT family N-acetyltransferase — protein sequence MTAAADLLPVLTARPYRYPADFHAVRDLLVETFPITGLGFNWEIRRWDGSHFHDADPVSNAAWRSQIQVWETAEGRIVGAVHTEGAAGYAHLQIHPDYRPELETAMIAWAEAELAATGADGTRQLTFFVQDYDAPRQRLLRECGYVQQEAGGVFRRIYLGERPLSAPTLAEGYVLRTVGADDPADGERMAALLNAAFNRDFHRGADFLSFARNAPCFRRDLHLVAQAPDGAFAAHVGATYDEANRRGLFEPVCTHPAHRRKGLAQALMFEGLRRLKALGAVQVTVETGDAPAANALYESIGFTEAYSGHYWRRKL from the coding sequence ATGACAGCAGCGGCAGACCTCCTCCCTGTGCTTACGGCGCGCCCTTACCGCTATCCGGCGGACTTCCACGCCGTGCGCGATCTGCTCGTGGAAACCTTCCCCATCACCGGCCTGGGCTTCAACTGGGAGATCCGGCGCTGGGACGGCAGCCATTTCCATGACGCCGATCCGGTCAGCAACGCCGCCTGGCGGAGCCAGATTCAGGTGTGGGAGACCGCTGAAGGGCGGATCGTCGGCGCGGTGCATACTGAAGGCGCTGCCGGCTACGCCCACCTGCAGATTCACCCCGACTACCGGCCTGAACTGGAGACGGCGATGATCGCCTGGGCGGAAGCTGAGCTGGCCGCTACAGGGGCTGATGGCACACGGCAACTCACCTTCTTCGTGCAGGATTATGACGCCCCACGCCAGCGGCTGCTGCGCGAGTGTGGCTATGTCCAGCAGGAGGCTGGCGGCGTGTTCCGGCGGATATACCTGGGGGAGCGGCCCCTGTCAGCCCCGACGCTGGCGGAAGGCTATGTCTTGCGCACGGTCGGAGCGGATGACCCAGCGGATGGGGAGCGGATGGCGGCCCTGCTCAACGCTGCCTTCAACCGCGACTTCCACCGGGGCGCGGATTTCCTGTCCTTTGCGCGGAATGCACCGTGCTTCCGCCGTGACCTGCATCTGGTAGCGCAGGCTCCCGACGGCGCGTTTGCGGCGCATGTCGGCGCGACCTACGATGAGGCCAACCGGCGCGGCCTGTTCGAGCCGGTCTGCACCCACCCTGCTCATCGCCGCAAAGGGCTGGCCCAGGCGCTGATGTTCGAAGGGTTACGCCGCCTGAAGGCGCTGGGAGCCGTGCAGGTCACAGTGGAAACCGGGGACGCCCCCGCCGCCAATGCCCTCTACGAGTCCATCGGCTTCACCGAAGCCTACAGCGGGCATTACTGGCGCCGGAAGCTGTAA